A segment of the Salvelinus sp. IW2-2015 linkage group LG6.2, ASM291031v2, whole genome shotgun sequence genome:
cttctcagaaggcagcctgctcTCCGGCctcactttctcctcctcctcttcacgcagatcactggggttggggcctgttcccgagggagccgtatatccttcacctcgggctcgtcagagtcgtgaaagaagaaaaacgattctgctagtccgtggtgagtaatcgcagtcctgatgtctagaagttattttcggtcataagagacggtagcggcaacattatgtacaaaaagagtatacaaataagttacaaacaacgcagataaaaaaacacaatcggtggggccaggtttcctccagatgtgacacttggcattcaggccagagagttcaatcttggtttcatcagaccagaaactcttgtttctcgtggtctgagagtcctttatatgccttttggcaaactccaagaaggctgtcgtgcctttttattgaggagtggcttccatctggccactctaccataaaggcctgattggtggagtgctgcggatatagttttccttctggaaggttctcccatctccacaaaggaactctggagctctgtcagagtgacctccctgaccaaggcccttctcccccaactgttttaggaagagtcttggtggttccaaactttttccatttaagaatgatggagggcactgtgttcttggggaccttcaattctgcagacattttttggtaccctttcccacaTTTATGACTCAACACAATTCTGTATCGTAGCTTTARggacaattccttcgacctcatgccttggttttgctctgacatgcactgtcaactgtgggaccttacatagacaggtgtgtgcctttccaaattatgtccaatcaattgaatttaccactggtggactccaatcaagttgtagaaacatctcaaggatgatcaatggaaacaggatgcacctgaccttagtctcatagcaaagggtctgaatgcttatgtaaataaggtatttctgttttttatttttaatacatttgcaaaaaaatcccCAAAACTATTTTCATTGGGGATTGAtgagaatttaaaaaatgtaatacattttagaataaggatgtaacgtaacaaaatgtggaaaagggaaggggtctgaatactttgcaaatgcactgCATATAACTACATGTACCGTAGGTATTCActtataaatgtaaatgtataaacatcaaggaAATAATTATTGATTAGAATAACAATCCAGGATAACAgtcctcaccctaaccctaataAAGAGCTTTATCTCTGACCTGTGCTAGAGTGGGTGTTCTGGCCCCATGTGATGTGGTGGATGTGGTGTTATACAATGGGTACAGAGCAGGGCTTCCTTCTGAACAATTGACCCCAGTCAGTCAGGGGCTCCAGAGAAAAGGGTTGAGACGTTGCTGGAATGCATTAGGTGCACTACAAGTCAATACACCCAGTTTTGAATTCATTGTACAGTATTGCTGACTCCTGGTAAGGGCCCCCCCCCTTATCACTTACGGTGAGATTAGACGTAATAGCTTACAACTGCCTCCTTAGCTCATGTTTTCggcccaaatgacaacctatttcctatagaagtagtgcactacatagggaacaagTTGCCGTTAGGGGCGCACCCCTctatcatccccctctcctcctcctcctccttctctccatctctctgtggtCTGAAGAGGGCCTGGGGTCCTGTGTGTCATTTAGCAAGCACACTTTGTCAGCCTCTGTCAGCTCGCCTCTMGCTYGCCGTCTGCTGTTGTTTACTATTACACTTCAGAGTAAACACATTTCACATAAATAACATGAAGGATGACTGATGCTTTTGGCAGGTAATGATCAGAGACYTATGCTTGTTTACTTACTGGTGCTATAGGTAGAAATGTAGAAGTCATATATAGTTGATGCGCCTGGGCTTAAAGACGGATTAGGTGTTCACTCTTTGAGCTCAACTAGGTTCATTCTTGGGCGTTGTCAACTCTGGccttcatagagagagagagagagRCCACCATAAATGTTAAAAAGGTTCAGAATAGACTACAGCTCCAGAACAAGAGAAGAAAAATAACCAAAGAATAAAAACATCTGGTTTGtggagaatttccttgtattcaGGCAGACTCAGGGTAACACTGAGGCGTCTCTCTCCCATGGGCACTCTAGTTGAGGATAAACACTGtcatctctctttccctacctctctttctctccctcatgctTTATCTATCACACAACCACTCTCCATtttgcactctctctctgtcaatctctttCTCTACCGATCACTATTCTGTCACACGAGGGTTCTACTGTctatggaattattttaagatggtcataccatgaaTCATTTAGCTATTCGATTTAGAATTGTATTTAAAATGATTTgattaaatattgaatttggcctatAGCCCARataaacacattgaataacacattcagaaaTGGCAAAACAGTCAAAAAATACATCATAAGGagtaaggttttgaagtgtctgtcctatatctaggagacatAAGAAAGCTAAGGACATATTTTAGTCTTTTGGACCTCTTTTTTTTTGTcgacacaaaactacctccaaacTGCCATAAATATTTTTACCTTCAGACAGGTCCTTTGAAAAACGGAGGacaccatcgtgttcatgagagtctcatctaCAGACGTATtcttgagaagaccgattttcgggatgtctcatgttcTGACAAACTCCGCTGTGTAGCTCGGTCACCCTCCACCACAGATGCGGATGGCCGatataggcggatgcggtggattgagacacagcccatgcaaaaaaagagatctctatcttaaactgacggattttgatggggatttattATGTTATTTAGATTGATGCACGGGTGCATCAATAGACCCTTGTCATTAAGGGATCCCACACAGGTGTCCCATTTCTGTTTCATCTCCTTGATGAACACAGGCACCAGGTAGAATATAACGGAAGGGTCTCATTTCTTCaattattttcttcaaaatctctCAGAAGGTTTCAATTAGAATCCAACATTAAGGTTTTAGGGCCTGTATTCCAGTCAATTAGAACCTAACATTAAGGTTTTAGGGCCTGTATTTCAGTCATTAGAACCCAACATTAAGGTTTTAGGGCATGTATTTCAGTCATTAGAACCCAACATTAAGGTTTTAGGGCCTGTATTCCAGTCAATTAGAACCTAACATTAAGGTTTTAGGGCCTGTATTTCAGTCATTAGAACCCAACATTAAGGTTTTAGGGCCTGTATTTCAGTCAATTAGAACCCAACATTAAGGTTTTAGGCCCTGTATTTCAGTCAATTAGATCACAACATTAAGGTTTTAGAGCCTGTCATTAGAACCCAACATTAAGGTTTTAGGGCCTGTATTCCAGTCAATTAGAACCCAACACTAAGGTTTTAGGGCCTGTATTCCAGTCTGGTGAGGATGAGACCTGAATCTGTTCTCTCATGTTCTGCTTAATGAATTTTAACCCTTTTGATCAACCATAGAAATGTCCTCTCGCATCACTGACCACCAAATGCCTCGTGAACTTATGGTCATTGGCGATGAACagaatacatgtgtgtgtgtttgcgtaccAACATCAGATTGCTCTGTCTTTCTAAGGTAAGGGACAGCCTGTGTTTAACCTTCAGCTAAAGTACAACTCAGCGCTCCGACCAGGcgaaagagacagacacacacagagatcaggAAGGAGAGTTTAGTGAGTTGGAAAAGTACACATGAAGGGACATGGGTCAGTTAGGTTAGCAGAGCAGGAGTGAGACCTTCCATAGAGAATGTATGTTTCTACAGTGTAATGTCCATTTGGGTCAGGTGGTGCCAGGACACTGTGCAATGCGAGGGGACATCCCCATGCTGCTATTATTCATACAGTGTAGCCGGGAAAAACACACTCTCCTGGAAAAACACACTCTCTATATCTCCCTTTTGCACACACAGCCGGCGCCCAGACTCCACTGCTATTTAAAAACAGCAGGCATCCACTTAGACAGCTCAGACACAGCAGATGGACCCCGAGGGCGAGAGTAggcagagacggagggagaggaaaagggcAAAGGCATTTAGAGCAAGGGGACAGACAGGACTTTGCTTACTGAAACACATCAGCACCACACTCTCAAgctttgtctcgctctctctacctctcctactTTCTCTCTTTGCTTCTCTCTATCTGTGCTGCTTTCTCTATTCTTTCTCTATTGTGTCTCctttctttcgttctctctcttactctctctctcggctctctgttttttacatttacatttttgttatttagcATAAGTGCATATATTTGAATGCTTTTTCGTATCCCcctatctctctttgtctctatccctctctctccctctctctgtctgaggtttTGGGACATCCCTGTCCTACACAGGAAAATAGTCTCCATCTTTATCCTCTAGAACAGTGCTATTCACATTTCTTCAGCCAGTATTTTTTCTGCCACAATTTCTGGGGGACcaacattttttcccccaagaATTTCTTGCAATCCCACCACAAATCTAATGACGCAACCTAAAAATCGGTAAATAtagatttttacatcaacaaataaccttgaattcattgcattttcatctcttatcaaaatgaaaagaaaacaataaataKATTTACTCAATAACATTTTATATTTCTAATTATCTTTCTCTAAAACGTTGAATATTGTCCCATAAATTAATATGTACTCTTCattttttaatatacagtatatatatatatatataaaatacattttggcgACCCCACTGCAGTTCCCCCGGGGTCACAACCCTAGAAGTAGACAACAGAAGGAGACAACAGGGAACCTCAAAACGCATTACTTTATTATACACAATGAGAGGACAACAAAGAGATGGATGAGTGGAGCAAACAAGAATAGAAAGAAGGAGGGCAGAGAATACAAATGAGAAGAGGTTAGCGATAGACGACGGTAAGAAGAGGGGGTAGTTGTATCCCACTGCAGCTGAAATGTTCAAACCTTTCRTATAATCTTGAATGGGTATTATTTTCTATTTCCAGCtgcacatacaaatacacacacactttccttctGGTCCTGCCTCACCTCCAGCCCAGTGTCGGCTAAACTTAGACTCATCCCTAAATGAGGCGGTAACCGGGGGGAAAGCTAGTTGCCCGGAGATACGTTTCCAGGTCGCTTCTCTCCAAAAATACCCCTCCATCTCTGGAACGGTGTAACTATCTACAGCCTGCTAGGACATTGCTAATATCTACACCCTAGTGCTGCTGGGATCCAGCTGGGGTCTGCTCTAATCACACTCCAAAGACGCTATGTACATGTATTAAAGCCAGTAAAGTAAAAAGGCCATCCTGTTACAACAAGGCCGACTTCAAAATGAAAGCAATCGGTACACTAAACAGCTGACCAGTAAATGCAAGCGATGACAGATAAATCAACAGAAGGCATTGAAATAGAAGGCATAAATCAGGTATGATGTTGGTTACATTCAACAAGGACGCATCGCAAACAAAGCAAACCGACCAAACAATGGCAAAATGAGGAAGTACAGATGATGTTCTAGCGCGTGTTCATAAGGAACCATCAGCACCACTGAATGGACAGCGTTAGTCTGATAGGTAGTCACTCCgcggtgctgaaaggacagcgcaTTCCCATGTTTGGGGGACAGTTTGGGGGCACAGTTTGTCGCAGTCAACAACCCTCACACAACATATTACTTACTCTCTGAATAGACTAAAAGAGAGGCTGCACAGTATCTACCCTCACATAACACACTGCTAACTCTCGAATGGTGCAATTTTCctctttatatttttgtattcTGTAGTAAGATAGTATGGATATTGGTTCAATCACACACAGCTTTTCTCCAGAACCTTCTTAACCTCCCCTAaccactctccccctcctccatcttctcctcctcctctccttccctccccctggcCTCCCCTGCCACCCCACAGCCCAGGCAGCCTGTCACTCACATGCAGACCAGAGACCGATGCTTACTCCCRAGTTATAATGCTTTTGAAGATTAGTCATGCTGCCATGTGGCCTGCCTGTTGCCGCCAGCAACCAATTAAAGTCCCTGGCTGCTCAAACCAGAGTTATCTGATTAAAGCCATCACTGCTAATTAAACTGcgtttttctctcctttctcacacACAACCCTTCTGCACTTCCCTCGCTCCTTTCTCCTTTCTGCTTCCTCTTTCGGttgcctctctctttttctaccaactgagccacacaggacaacATCTCCTCCAGCCTGTGTTTACTTGTCCCTCCATtgctcttcccttctctccccctcctctcatggtgtgttgtgtgtcctcttAGTGTCCTCTAGTCTCACCTCCGGGATTATGTCATGACTGATGTGACCACTAGTTGGCAGTAGTAGATgttcaatctcacacaaaatcaAAGAGCaccctatatatatattttatgagtGCTGTATGATTTAATAGAACGAGCCTTACCAGCAATAAAAAGGTCTTTGTCTGAGGCCATGGgtccatcactctctccctctctccccaggtcTCACTGTGATGGGAGGTGGCAGGAAGGCAGAGGTAGAGTGATGCGCTATGGTCCCAGCCACTCAGCACTTACACATGCAGTAATGTACTTCATAAATATCGACTGGAGAGACGGAATGGTGGATATAAATTCTCCAATCATGTCTAAGAGAGGATGCGGAGTGCAACTGGGGTTATGGGGGCTCATCATGGTGGCTCTGACTTACTCTTTACAGAGTTCAAGACAGTGCACATTGTGGACAAAATAAGAGAACTCTGTCTGCACAAATAGAATGGACAGAACCAAATAAAATACTGTACCATAGAATAAGAGTGTGGTTTAtaaagtgtgtgcatgtgtgtttatggAACTAGAGATGTGGGTATTGATCTCTGAGCAGAGTGAAATGGCCTGTGAAGTTCAGCGAGTCAGGTTGATTGGAGATGCAGTGGGCCAAGGGCGTCTGGTCTTTATGACTGAGATWCATCATTCGTATCTGACTCTATATGACTCCTCTCATCTCAGCCTCCACACTGTCTGCTCATCTCTAAGCTCAAGGCcataaagtgtgtgtgcgtgcgtgtgtctgcgtgcatatatatatgtgtgtgtgtgtgtaacccatCCTTTTGCTAGCACTAAATAACTAGATAACGAGGAACTGAATTGATTATTCAAATTctgatatattgtatatatagttTTGAATAGGTTCAGGTTTTAAAATGGCAGACTTTCTGTAAGCTAATGCacaaaataactgattaaaatatTTGGAGAAGGATATATAAAAAAGATGTAATCAATAGGCTGCCTCTCGAACACCCCCCCCCACTCTGACGTAGAAGTCCCTatatttaataaatggatcataCCAATATGCATATGGAGATGAGTGGGGGATCTCAAACAGTCTGTTTATCCACATAACCCAACCATAAAGGCTATTTTGATGGGACCAGACAAACTTCAGACAGAGACATATACAGGCCCACATATAAATGTCTTCTATAATGTTAAACACTGAATAAGTTAGGTTATGATTTAAGACTTCCTCTTCAGAACAGATAAACATAGACAGATCCAAGTTGATAAAAGCTGATGTTATACCAGCAGCCTCTCCTCATTTTGCTACTTCCAGACCAGCGTGTSTGCAGTTTCGTTTTGTGGgcacgcacgtgtgtgtgtgtcagcatgaGTTAGGCAGAGCGTCTCATCTCTGCCATCTTAACCGAACATGAGGGGTTCTGACTTCAGAACGCTTTCTAATGAACTCTTCATCAGCTGACTAACATTTAGCCTGAGCGCCAGACAATTCAGATGAGACACAAAACCGCCCACAGCTACGCATTCCAGAAACGTCTTGCCTTCCGTCCGACGGTAACAAAGACTCCAACCGCTAGGAGAATCTGCTTAATTCTGTGAGTCATCATTACCCGGAAACAAAGCGTAGTGAACAATCTGTGAGGTTCATTTCGGAAAAAGAAAGAGCTCGAGGATATGGTTTGTCATATGGTCAGGCAGCTCTTATAATGAGGGTACAACGCAGGGTCCGATGCATGTTAACACACTAACCCTATATCTTGATTCTTTTCTCACCAGGGTTTTTTACACAACATTATGAATCAACAGGAGTATGTCTTATGTAACACAGAATAATATccgccatttagcagacgcttttagcCAAACTCATAATCAtgcatgtatatgtttttgtattggtgggaatcaaacccaagcTCCTGAGCCACAAAGGACCACATTCCAGAACCTCATCCCCTTGTTMTTTCCTTTTATTGACTTCTTTGACATGACATCAGCATGGCTACTTCCTGTAATTCTGAGCGCTACCCAGAATACATCAGTCCAGGACGACAAACCAAAACAGGTCACCTAACTGGCCAGCGGAAGAAAAACACATCTCCTTCTTTACACTGATAGAAATAAATACATGAGATTAGAACAAAACTCTTCACTTGAAATGTGTACAGTATGCCTTCCCTTGGCTAGCATTTATAGCAGTGACAGAGTGCATATATGACAGTGACAATAAATAAGTTGAACACAGACTTGGGTTAAAGATTTCTGAAAAAATACTAAGCAATGTTAATACCGCCTGGAAGATTGCTAGTGCAGAGCCAAACGCTGTTCAGTTTGACCGGTTTGCGTATGGGGTTTGTGTGTATAAAATTCTGTACAGCTGCTGGTTACCTGGAAAACGTTGTGAGAATGAACACTTCTTACTCCGGCGTACTGTACCTTTAAGAGAAGCAAAGGCGAGTGACAACAGTTTGATGGTAATTTTGTATTTACTTAACAACTAGCTTCCCGTTGGTCCCACCCTCTTTGAACACATAAGAACAACCATTTTGAACGTAAAATTACACACATAACCCGGTAGGCTAAAAAGCTAATGTTAACGCATTGAAAGACCATCAGGTGACTGACCACCTGGGGCCAGAAGCAGTCccaaatactgtacagtagtacTCAGTCAACACACTGTGGCGTGAGAGGAGACAGTCAAGGCTTCCCGTTTCACAGCAAAATAACAAGCCTGCTGGCATTCCTGTCTAAAGAAATGcgcctctccctctccgtctgaaGGCAAGAGTTAtgtccgtgtgtctgtctgtgcttcaCTGGACGAGGACACACGGAGGAGCTGTCCTTCTCTGTAGCAGAGACTAGCGGCTCTGTCGTCGTCTTCTGGCCAGGGTCGGGCTcgtcgtgggtgtgtgtgtgtgtgtgtgtgtgtgtgtgtgtgtgtgtgtgtgtgtggatctttGGGCTCAGCAAATTATTCTGGAACTGTGCAGAAAAGATTGGTTCCCCTTTtcaaatgcagaaataaaaacaacagaccCTTTTTCTGGGGTTGGTGGGGTTGCTCTGTTCCATATAAGAGAGGAGGTTGAGGGGCATTGGTTGGTGTGGTGGCGGCCGGTGTGCTGTGTGCgtacagtatgtgagtgtgtcAAAATAACACAGTTCTGTTTCAAGGTGTTGGTAAGTAGCTGTTTTACTCGCGGCGGGTGTTCCTCATGGGGGTGTTGGGGGGCGTGAGGGTCAGGTTTCGGGTCAAAGGTCATAGGTCAGTTCTGCTCCAGGTCGTCTGCCGTGGGTGTGTTGTAGCTCTGGAAGAGGGGCTGCATGAACAGCCCCAACGTCCCAgtaatgcacacaaacacaaatatccACAGGAAGAGCCGGTCAATCACCATGGCAACATACTTCCAGTCCTCAATGACCTGTGGCAGGATACAAAAAGAGCGATACACGATTAATAATATTTTGACAATAGAAGCACAATACTGTCGGCTCCAAACTATTGAAAGGGCTCTGAGTGAAAAGACATACAAACTGTAAAAAACTGAAAATGTGATGTATCGGTTGTGTATGTGGTTTCTGCTCATATCATCTCAAGGCTATCcttccaccacacacaaacacacacactcaccccctcATCGTTGTCCTCACTCTTCATCTTCTCGGCAACGTAGCGCACCCCGTCCACAGCCTCCTCAACGTCTGCGTGACACTTCACTGTCATCCTCTTCCTGAACTCTGTGTTCTCCGACAGGTCGCTGATCCTCCAGCCGTACCGCTTGGCCGACTCCTCGTTCACATAGAAGGAGTCGGCCCTGCCTATCCCAGACCCCTCTGCCACCCCCATTCCCCCCGCGGCCGGGGCCACTGCCACCGCCCCGTCTCTCAGCTTCAGGTCAGAGTAGGAGCGCCGCTGGTGCTTCTGGCGGAACCTCTCCCGGATGTTGGAGCTGCCCGGCCGACGCATGAACAGGAAGGAGGGGAGGCGGTGCAGGAAGAGYCGTTTYACCCAGSGGGGCATGGTGTGTGTGGAGGGCGTGCGGTGGTGCACYTTGAGCACACASACACTGGTGACGATGGAGAAGGTGACCAGCACCATGGCAAACATCAGATACTTCCCTATGAGAGGGACAGCTAGAGACGTAGGTGGGACGATCTTGGAGATCAGCAGCAGGAACACAGTGAGGGCCAGGAGGACTGAYATYCASAGAGTCATCTTCTCRCCACAGTCAGACGGCAGGTAGAASACRAYGATGGCCAGAGAGGTGATSAGKACACAGGGGATGATGAGGTTGATGGTGTAGAARAGTGGCTTGCGCTTGATGATGAAGTCATAGGTGATGTCCAGGTAGGTGATGTCAGAGGGGTCTTCGTTCTTGCGTCCCGGCAGAGACACGATGTCCCACTCACCGCTGGGCTTGAAGTCGTCACGGCTGGCGAAATCGCTGAGCAGGATCAGGTCGATTTCGGTGTGGTCGTAGGTCCAGGATCGGAACTTGAGTGTGCAGTTCTGCTGGTCGAAGGGAAAGTCGCGGACCTCGATTTTGCAGGCCGACTTGTAGATGGCGGGGGGCAGCCAGTTCACCTCTCCATTGTTGGAGACAACCGTGTTGGAGTAGAATGACACCTCATAGTTCCCATCCGCACTGAGGTGAAGAGAAGACAGAAAGGAGTCAGAACCAGCACACATTAACAGATAGATACATATTAGAAGGAGACCTCTAGTTCCTATCGGCATTGAGAGACAGGTTAccatgggggagaggggggggggggggggggggggggggggggtcagagataCCACACAGGTAAATACATAGaataagaagataaataacatagGAGAAGAATATAAATACATAGAagataaataaatagaagaagaTAAACATAGAATATCAATACAACGAAGAGATAAATGcataaaagaagaagagaaatgcATAGAAGAAGAGAAACACATAGAATAAGAAGAGAAATGCATAGAAGAAGAAGATAAATACTACAAATAAACCACAGGGGAGAGAAATTGGTGAGAGGTGGCTGTTAGCATTAggtgaagagaagacagaggaaagaTATGGTAGGTGGGGTTGTTGACTGGGCATTTGGGTTGTTGTGCTTGGGGACAAGGGACAGCGACAGGGGAAACTACATCAGCACCCCTGTCACAGGACATGCCTGAATCTGCTGAGATTTCGATTTTAGATTCTCCACAGGCCGCAGGTGTTTATACATTATACATAAAAGTGTTTATCAATTATAGAGCAGGTCAGGAGGAATCCAGCCATCCACTGCTCTGCTCctaagcacaaacacaaacacagacacactgctctATGCAATAAATCTACTCCTGTTTCTAAATATGCAGCTGGTTAAAAGTCTCTTTACAGCTCTATACCACacaactatagctctataccCAAAACAACTACTCCATAACcaaacaactatagctctataccCAAATAACAACCTCCATACcaaacaactatagctctatacccaaacaactatagctctatacccaaacaactatagctctataccAAACAACTATAGCTCTTACCCAACACTACCTCCATACCcaaacaactatagctctataccCAACAACTTTGCTCTAACCCaaaacaactatagctctatacaCAAACAACTATAGCTTATACCAAAAACTACTCCATACCAAACAACTTAGCTCTATACCAAACAACTACTCCATACCACACACTATAGCTCTATACCCCAAACAACTATTGCTCTATACCcaaacaactatagctctatacacaacaactatagctctatacccaaacaactacctccaTACCCAAACAACTATGCTCTATACcaaacaactatagctctatacaCAACAACTTACTCTATACCCAAACAACTATAGCTTTATACCAACAACTATAGCTCTTATACACAACAACTATAGCTCTATCCAAACTATAGCTCTATACcaaacaactatagctctatacaCAACAACTTAGCTCTATACCAAACAACTACTCCATACcaaacaactatagctctatacccaaccaactatagctctatacacaaacaactatagctctatacacaaacaactatagctctataccCAAACAATACGTCTATACAAACACATAGCTCTATACCCAAACAACTATAGCTTCTATACCcaaacaactatagctctataccaaacaactatagctctatacaCAAACAATACCTATAGCTCTATacaaacaactatagctctatacaCAAACAACTACCTCCATACACAAACAAACTATAGCTCTATACACAAACAACTATAAGCTCTATACACAAACCTATGCTCTATACACAAACAACTATAGTCT
Coding sequences within it:
- the LOC111965501 gene encoding LOW QUALITY PROTEIN: neuronal acetylcholine receptor subunit beta-2-like (The sequence of the model RefSeq protein was modified relative to this genomic sequence to represent the inferred CDS: inserted 1 base in 1 codon; deleted 1 base in 1 codon), giving the protein MACCPETALGAEIEERLVTYLLSPERYNKLIRPAVNKSQXVTIHIQVSLAQLISVNEREQIMTTNCWLTQVWNDYKELWDPEEYEGIKKVRLPSQHIWLPDIVLYNNADGNYEVSFYSNTVVSNNGEVNWLPPAIYKSACKIEVRDFPFDQQNCTLKFRSWTYDHTEIDLILLSDFASRDDFKPSGEWDIVSLPGRKNEDPSDITYLDITYDFIIKRKPLFYTINLIIPCVLITSLAIXVFYLPSDCGEKMTLXXSVLLALTVFLLLISKIVPPTSLAVPLIGKYLMFAMVLVTFSIVTSVCVLKVHHRTPSTHTMPXWVKRLFLHRLPSFLFMRRPGSSNIRERFRQKHQRRSYSDLKLRDGAVAVAPAAGGMGVAEGSGIGRADSFYVNEESAKRYGWRISDLSENTEFRKRMTVKCHADVEEAVDGVRYVAEKMKSEDNDEGVIEDWKYVAMVIDRLFLWIFVFVCITGTLGLFMQPLFQSYNTPTADDLEQN